GGCGGGTATAATTGCCGGGGCCCTATCGGAGATACTCGACTGTGATGCGGATGCATATGAGCGGCGCTGCTGGACCAATGGTTACTCCTGCTGTCAGTTTGATGTTAAGGCAAGGATCTAGGGTTCATTTTTCATTGTATTCATTCTTTGACCCCTTCTGACCTCTCATTGTTCCTTAAAGGGTTCCTTTCCCCGCACTTTTTTTGCGTTCCCTTGCACTAATTGTTCTTACCGTTCCAGTAGAGTATGAAGACCCCTGTTAGCATCACGATACCTGAAATTCCCTGCATAACAGAAAATGGTTCCCTGAGTATTATGAAGGCGAATATTGCGCCGAAGAGGGATGACAATGGGAATAGGGCCCCGACCATTGAAGCCCCTATCTCCCTTATCGCGATGTAGATGAGTATGAATGAGCATCCTATACTGAAAACTGAAACCCCCAGTGCATAGGGGAGCATTTCAGGGGGGAGTGCAGTGTTTATGCCGGTGATAAGCATGATAAGGAGGAGCACAAAGCCACCAACCGAGCTCTTAACCCCGGATATAAATATCAGATCACGCTTTCTGCTTAAGAATTTGCTCAGGACTGTATCAAGGCTCCAGAAGAAGGCTGCAGCCATCACAAGGAAATTTCCGGTAACAGCAACGTTTCTTACAATATCCGTGAACTCACCCTCAGTTAAGAGGTACACCCCACCAGTTATGATGAGGAGTATCCCGAGGACGTCCTTGAGCTGGAGGGTCTCCCTGAAGATGAGATAGCCTAAGAGAATAATGAATAGTACCTCAATGTTAAGTATCAGGGATGCGTTAACTGCTGTTGTATCTCCAAGGCCTGTGAGGAACAGTAGTGGAGCTATCACTGTGCCAAGGAGGGCTGTGAGAATAAGGATCAGGTAATCTTTTCTTTTTATCCGGGTCTCACCCTCCCCCTCGCTGTTAATGGCATCAAGAACATGCTCCCTGAGGGGTGTATCCCTTATGAGGAAGAGGAAGAGCCCTGCAATTATATAGGTGTAGGCCCCGATGGTCACAGGATGCATCCTGGAGAGCATTATCTTATCGAGTGTTGCAGAGATACCAAAGAAGATGGTTGCAGTTATAATACTGATGTAACCCCATAGTCTGCGCATATATGCACCGCCTCATTATCCCATGCTGGTGGTATAAGATATAAATGATAAACCTAAATAAATGATTACCCGGCAGAAATTGAAGTGCACCGGATAACTCCACAGGCGATAAACCCACTAATCGCTCTGTTTTAATTACCTGTTTCTCTTATCCCCACAATACAAGGTGATCCTATGAGGAAGATAGCTCTGAAGGTTGCATACATTGGTACAAATTATCATGGATTCCAGAGACAGCCAGACGTCCCAACGGTTGAGGGGAAACTCCTGGAGGCCCTGGAAGGGGCAGGAATCATTGAGGATCCTGGAAGGGCACGATTCCAGATAGCTGGCAGGACCGACAGAGGCGTCCATGCTCTGGGAAACTTCGTGAGTTTTTTCACAGAGGAGGATATCCATGTGAACCAGATCAACGATCTCCTCCCAAGGGATATACGGGTTCTGGCATGGGCATCGGTCATGTACCCCTTCAAGGTAAGGTATCCAGTTGAGAGGCACTACCGATACATCCTGTACCGGGATGAGTCCATGGATACAGATTTAATGGCTGAGGCAGCAGCCCACTTCAGGGGGACCCATGACTTCAGCAACTTCTCAAGGAGGAGAGACAGGGACCCGGTAAGGAGGATAAGGGATGTCAGGGTATCCGAGGTCGGTGATTCCATCATCATCGATGTCTACGGAGAGAGTTTCCTCTGGCAGATGGTTCGTAAGATGGTAAGGGCCCTTGTAATGGTGTCTGAGGGGGAGCTTGCCCCTGATGACATGGCAGGACTGCTGGATACTGATCAGAGGGTGTTCCTGGAGCCCATGCCCCCCGAGAACCTCATCCTCATGGACCTAAAATATGGGGTTAAGATAAAACTGAGGCACGATGAATATGCATTTAAACGATTCATATCCCTCCTTGAAGAGGAGTTCAGGGCATACAGGGAGATGAGCCTGGTGAGGAGAGCTATGAGTGACCATCTAAGGAATTTGCAGGACACTATATCCACGGATTGAGTCAGGAAACAGGCTCCGTGCCAGTGCAGCCACATCCTCACTATCCGGCTTCAACCTCTCATGCAGGAGCCATGTTCTCCGCCGGATTTATCAAAAACTCTAAGTAATTTATTAAATATAAGGTTCCACTGATGGACACAGTTCTGGAGGATCATAATCTGCAGCAGA
This region of Methanothermobacter thermautotrophicus genomic DNA includes:
- a CDS encoding DMT family transporter, translating into MRRLWGYISIITATIFFGISATLDKIMLSRMHPVTIGAYTYIIAGLFLFLIRDTPLREHVLDAINSEGEGETRIKRKDYLILILTALLGTVIAPLLFLTGLGDTTAVNASLILNIEVLFIILLGYLIFRETLQLKDVLGILLIITGGVYLLTEGEFTDIVRNVAVTGNFLVMAAAFFWSLDTVLSKFLSRKRDLIFISGVKSSVGGFVLLLIMLITGINTALPPEMLPYALGVSVFSIGCSFILIYIAIREIGASMVGALFPLSSLFGAIFAFIILREPFSVMQGISGIVMLTGVFILYWNGKNN
- the truA gene encoding tRNA pseudouridine(38-40) synthase TruA, with amino-acid sequence MRKIALKVAYIGTNYHGFQRQPDVPTVEGKLLEALEGAGIIEDPGRARFQIAGRTDRGVHALGNFVSFFTEEDIHVNQINDLLPRDIRVLAWASVMYPFKVRYPVERHYRYILYRDESMDTDLMAEAAAHFRGTHDFSNFSRRRDRDPVRRIRDVRVSEVGDSIIIDVYGESFLWQMVRKMVRALVMVSEGELAPDDMAGLLDTDQRVFLEPMPPENLILMDLKYGVKIKLRHDEYAFKRFISLLEEEFRAYREMSLVRRAMSDHLRNLQDTISTD